The Flavobacterium johnsoniae genomic sequence CGTTGTAGCGCATAAAATCCTCATTTTCATATTATTCACGCAACTTTTAACCTTATAAGAATTTCCTGATTTTAACAAAATTGAAAAATACAATTTTGTTAAAAATTTCTATTTTATCCCATTTACGTAAAATTACATCAATCGGTTTTTTGACTTTTTAATTACCATTTATTCCCTCTCTAAAACAATTTTCTTTACAAAAGATTGTAATTAGAAAACAGTCTTTCTATTTTTACTATCAGGAAATTTTCAGACTCAAAACCACTCAACTAACAAAAATGGCAAACAAATATACCGTAGGAAGTTTATACGCAGGTGTTGGCGGTATTTGTTTGGGTTTTGAAAATGCAGGTTTTAAATTAGAGTGGGCAAATGAATTTGATAAAAAAGCCTGTATTACTTATAAAAACAACTTTGACCACACTCTCTTTGAAGGCGATGTAATGGATCTTGAAGTTAAAAACCTCAAAAAAGTGGACATTCTTACGGCAGGATTTCCGTGTCAGCCTTTTTCGCTTGCAGGTCATAGAAAAGGTTTTGAGGATGTTCGAGGAAATCATTTTTTTAAAATATTGGATTTTGTTGACGAAATGAGACCTAAAGTTGTATTTCTGGAAAATGTCAAAAATTTAAAAAGTCATGACAAGGGAAATACGATGAAAGTTATAGAAAGCGAAATAAAAAAACGCAACTACACTTTTGATAGCGCCATTTTGAATACCAAAGATTTCGGAAACATTCCGCACAATCGTGAGCGAATTTTCATGGTTGCTTTTGATAAAGACTTTGTAAAAAGAGGTTTTAAATTTCATTTTCCCGAAAAAGAACAATTAACCAAAAAGGTTACCGATCTGATTACAAAAGAGCAAGTAGAAAAGAAATTTTATTACACCGAAGACAAATACATGTACAAAATGCTAAAA encodes the following:
- the dcm gene encoding DNA (cytosine-5-)-methyltransferase; its protein translation is MANKYTVGSLYAGVGGICLGFENAGFKLEWANEFDKKACITYKNNFDHTLFEGDVMDLEVKNLKKVDILTAGFPCQPFSLAGHRKGFEDVRGNHFFKILDFVDEMRPKVVFLENVKNLKSHDKGNTMKVIESEIKKRNYTFDSAILNTKDFGNIPHNRERIFMVAFDKDFVKRGFKFHFPEKEQLTKKVTDLITKEQVEKKFYYTEDKYMYKMLKEAVVREDRIYQFRRQYVRENKRKVCPTLTANMGTGGHNVPIITTDFGFRKLTPRECFRFQGFPDSYKLPKISNSNLYKQAGNSVSMPVIQRLASEIYKCIEKIENKKAKAQKA